A DNA window from Mastomys coucha isolate ucsf_1 unplaced genomic scaffold, UCSF_Mcou_1 pScaffold21, whole genome shotgun sequence contains the following coding sequences:
- the LOC116101223 gene encoding L-lactate dehydrogenase A chain-like yields MSKSSGGYTYTETSVLFFHFKAPKGSKSKMATLKDQLIVNLLKEEQVPQNKITVVGVGAVGMACAISILMKDLADELALVDVMEDKLKGEMMDLQHGSLFLKTPKIVSSKDYGVTANSKLVIITAGARQQEGESRLNLVQRNVNIFKFIIPNIVKYSPHCKLLIVSNPVDILTYVAWKISGFPKSRVIGSGCNLDSARFRYLMGERLGVHPLSCHGWVLGEHGDSSVPVWSGVNVAGVSLKSLNPELGTDTDKEQWKDVHKQVVDSAYEVIKLKGYTSWAIGLSVADLAESIMKNLRRVHPISTMIKGLYGINDDVFLSVPCILGQNGI; encoded by the exons GCCCCAAAAGGTTCAAAGTCCAAGATGGCAACCCTCAAGGACCAGCTGATTGTGAATCTTCTTAAGGAAGAACAGGTCCCCCAGAACAAGATTACAGTTGTTGGGGTTGGTGCTGTTGGCATGGCCTGTGCCATCAGTATCTTAATGAAG GACTTGGCAGATGAGCTTGCCCTTGTTGATGTTATGGAAGACAAGCTGAAGGGAGAGATGATGGATCTCCAGCATGGCAGCCTCTTCCTTAAAACACCAAAAATTGTCTCCAGCAAAG ACTATGGTGTAACTGCAAACTCCAAGCTGGTCATCATCACAGCGGGGGCCCgtcagcaagagggagagagccgACTCAATCTGGTCCAGCGAAACGTGAACATCTTCAAGTTCATCATTCCCAACATTGTGAAGTACAGTCCACACTGCAAGCTGCTTATTGTCTCAAATCCAG tGGATATCTTGACCTACGTTGCTTGGAAAATCAGTGGCTTTCCCAAAAGCCGAGTTATTGGAAGTGGTTGCAATCTGGATTCAGCTCGGTTCCGTTACCTGATGGGAGAAAGGCTGGGGGTTCACCCGCTGAGCTGTCACGGGTGGGTCCTGGGAGAACATGGCGACTCCAGTG TGCCTGTGTGGAGTGGTGTGAACGTTGCCGGTGTCTCCCTGAAGTCTCTGAACCCAGAACTGGGCACTGATACAGATAAGGAGCAGTGGAAGGATGTTCACAAGCAGGTGGTTGACAG TGCCTATGAGGTGATCAAGCTGAAAGGTTACACATCCTGGGCCATTGGCCTCTCTGTGGCCGACTTGGCTGAGAGCATAATGAAGAACCTGAGGCGGGTGCATCCCATCTCCACCATGATTAAG GGTCTCTATGGGATCAATGATGATGTCTTCCTCAGTGTCCCATGTATCCTGGGACAAAATGGAATC